One Pseudomonas tolaasii NCPPB 2192 genomic window carries:
- a CDS encoding alpha-ketoacid dehydrogenase subunit beta, translating into MNDHNNSIEVETAMTTTTMTMIQALRSAMDVMLERDDNVVVFGQDVGYFGGVFRCTEGLQNKYGSSRVFDAPISESGIVGVAVGMGAYGLRPVAEIQFADYVYPATDQIISEAARLRYRSAGQFTAPLTMRMPCGGGIYGGQTHSQSIEAVFTQVCGLRTVMPSNPYDAKGLLIASIENDDPVIFLEPKRLYNGPFDGHHDRPVTPWSKHPQAQVPDGYYTVPLDVAAIVRPGSAVTVLTYGTTVYVSQVAAEETGIDAEVIDLRSLWPLDLETIVKSVKKTGRCVVVHEATRTCGFGAELVSLVQEHCFHHLEAPIERVTGWDTPYPHAQEWAYFPGPSRVGAALKRVMEV; encoded by the coding sequence ATGAACGATCACAACAACAGCATTGAAGTGGAAACCGCGATGACCACAACCACCATGACCATGATCCAGGCGCTGCGCTCGGCCATGGATGTGATGCTCGAACGTGACGACAACGTGGTGGTGTTCGGCCAGGACGTGGGTTACTTCGGCGGCGTGTTCCGTTGCACCGAAGGTTTGCAGAACAAATACGGCAGCTCGCGGGTGTTTGACGCGCCGATCTCCGAAAGCGGCATTGTCGGTGTCGCCGTGGGCATGGGCGCCTACGGCCTGCGCCCGGTCGCCGAGATTCAGTTCGCCGACTACGTGTACCCGGCCACCGACCAGATCATCTCCGAAGCGGCGCGCCTGCGTTATCGCTCGGCCGGCCAGTTCACCGCGCCACTGACCATGCGCATGCCCTGCGGCGGCGGCATCTACGGTGGCCAAACCCACAGCCAGAGTATCGAAGCGGTGTTCACCCAGGTCTGCGGCCTGCGCACGGTGATGCCGTCCAACCCCTACGACGCCAAGGGCCTGCTGATCGCCTCCATCGAAAACGATGACCCGGTGATCTTCCTGGAGCCCAAGCGCCTGTACAACGGCCCGTTCGACGGCCACCACGACCGCCCGGTAACCCCGTGGTCGAAACACCCGCAAGCCCAGGTGCCGGACGGTTATTACACCGTGCCGCTGGACGTGGCCGCCATCGTGCGTCCGGGCTCGGCCGTCACCGTGCTGACCTACGGCACCACCGTGTATGTGTCGCAAGTGGCCGCTGAAGAAACCGGCATCGACGCCGAAGTCATCGACCTGCGCAGCCTGTGGCCCCTGGACCTGGAAACCATCGTCAAATCCGTGAAGAAAACCGGCCGTTGCGTGGTGGTGCATGAAGCCACGCGTACCTGCGGTTTTGGTGCCGAGTTGGTATCACTGGTGCAAGAGCACTGCTTCCATCACCTGGAAGCGCCGATCGAACGCGTCACCGGCTGGGACACCCCCTACCCGCATGCGCAAGAGTGGGCGTATTTCCCAGGGCCGTCCCGAGTGGGCGCGGCGTTGAAACGGGTCATGGAGGTCTGA